One genomic window of Cyprinus carpio isolate SPL01 chromosome A23, ASM1834038v1, whole genome shotgun sequence includes the following:
- the LOC122135162 gene encoding 7SK snRNA methylphosphate capping enzyme-like: MSVQSELPVAGGASLHAHPQPIAVQGEVTANIVLTELAANHVTPRDTPLHVDQIRNGLQSRGEVLQRLSKRRYTTSAGFKHPSLSKRRRRANSECDPVLPSNFLLGGNIFDPLNLNSLLDEEVSKALNAQTPKSSPLPRKNRDPVQILIPKDITDPLNLSGRGGDAATGVLVSPLKSRRRHRHRHHPGATAEPSDGERAKVDEGSALFPAVSSVPDKLTDAAAVLQSVEESPRPYELNTSINCRDEVVPPILPRRRSHPSSSSSAPQAQPSKHRKRRRTNSHSDRLSITPTPPIKHTVAHSQTFHTPVVGGVCGAPPLRAERTPQQRRRTQRRFQYGSYNRYYGYRTPSLTADPRLALFLDVGCNTGHMTLAIARHWRPERVLGVDIDGALVHVARQNLRYFLSELHGWDESDRMRSSGGPLGEGSEVKAGGQMGLAPLMDLQLDHGQALRRFPLSFTRCRGPIATFPIMPHVPGLFPYNVYFLKGDYVPGGRVVLVYQCAEYDVILCLRLTKWVHLNHGDAGIQRLFQRIYRHLLPGGVLILEPQPWSSYSRRKRLKEVTYRNYRSIRLKPDQFSSFLTAEVGFSSYELITPHSNPKGLQRMIYLFHKGPASNRK; this comes from the exons ATGTCTGTTCAGAGTGAGCTTCCGGTCGCTGGGGGGGCGAGTCTGCacgctcaccctcagcccattGCTGTCCAGGGTGAGGTGACCGCTAACATTGTGCTAACCGAGCTCGCTGCCAATCATGTGACTCCTCGGGACACGCCTCTACATGTGGACCAGATCAGAAACGGCCTGCAGTCGCGAGGCGAGGTGCTGCAGAGGCTGAGCAAGCGGCGCTACACCACGAGCGCGGGGTTCAAACACCCGAGCCTCAGTAAACGCAGGCGCCGCGCTAACTCCGAATGCGACCCGGTTCTGCCCTCCAACTTCCTGCTGGGCGGGAACATCTTCGACCCGCTGAATCTCAACAGCCTGCTGGACGAGGAGGTCAGTAAGGCGCTCAACGCCCAGACGCCCAAATCCTCGCCCCTTCCCAGGAAGAACAGAGACCCGGTGCAGATCCTGATTCCCAAAGACATCACCGACCCTCTGAATCTGAGCGGACGCGGCGGAGACGCAGCTACGGGCGTGTTGGTGTCGCCCCTGAAGAGCCGGCGCAGGCATCGCCACCGACACCATCCAGGAGCGACCGCTGAGCCTTCCGATGGGGAGAGGGCAAAGGTCGACGAGGGGTCGGCGTTGTTTCCTGCCGTTAGTTCGGTGCCTGACAAGCTCACGGACGCCGCTGCTGTGCTTCAGTCTGTGGAGGAGTCGCCGCGTCCTTACGAACTCAACACGTCAATCAACTGCCGTGACGAAGTGGTGCCGCCCATCCTCCCGCGGCGACGGTCACACCCCTCCTCGTCTAGCTCCGCCCCCCAGGCGCAGCCGTCCAAACACAGGAAGCGCAGACGAACCAACAGCCATTCGGACCGCCTGTCCATCACGCCCACTCCGCCCATCAAGCACACCGTCGCGCACAGCCAGACGTTTCACACTCCTGTTGTGGGCGGAGTCTGCGGAGCTCCGCCCCTGAGGGCGGAGAGAACCCCACAGCAGCGGCGCAGGACGCAGCGCAGGTTCCAGTACGGAAGCTACAACCGTTACTACGGTTACCGCACACCGTCGCTGACCGCAGACCCACGCTTGGCCTTGTTTCTGGATGTGGGCTGCAACACGGGTCACATGACCCTCGCCATCGCCAGACACTGGAGGCCTGAGCGCGTGCTGGGCGTGGACATCGACGGAGCGCTGGTGCACGTGGCCCGACAGAACCTGCGCTACTTCCTGTCGGAGCTGCATGGATGGGATGAGAGCGACAGGATGCGGTCGAGCGGTGGGCCGCTGGGTGAAGGGTCAGAGGTCAAGGCCGGAGGTCAGATGGGGTTAGCGCCTCTGATGGACCTGCAGCTGGACCACGGTCAAGCGTTACGCAGGTTTCCCCTCTCCTTCACGCGCTGCCGTGGACCCATCGCCACATTTCCCATAATGCCTCACGTCCCAGGCCTGTTCCCCTACAATGTGTACTTCCTGAAG ggcgACTATGTGCCTGGGGGCAGGGTGGTGTTGGTGTACCAGTGTGCCGAGTACGACGTCATTCTGTGTCTGAGATTGACTAAGTGGGTTCATCTGAACCACGGTGACGCTGGAATCCAGAGACTGTTTCAGCGCATCTACAGACACCTGTTACCTGGAGGAGTGCTGATCCTCGAACCCCAGCCCTGGAGCTCCTACAGCCGCCGCAAGAGACTCAAg gaGGTGACGTACAGGAACTACAGGAGCATCAGACTGAAGCCGGATCAGTTCAGCAGCTTCCTGACGGCTGAGGTGGGCTTCAGCAGCTACGAGCTGATCACGCCTCACAGCAACCCTAaag GACTTCAGAGGATGATTTATCTGTTCCATAAAGGCCCCGCCTCCAACAGGAAGTGA